AAATACACCATTTAACCATTCATGCTCTGATGTTCCGTTCCCTGTTGCCCCAGGGTCAAAGTTTCCGTTTCGATCATAGCCATGTCCGAGTACGATTAGTTTTTTACCCATGATTATTCACCTTCCTTAGCTTTGCCTTGTTTTGTCACTGGATTGTTGTACCACCACGCAACCATTGAGCTAACGGCTGTAAAAACTGTGGATAAGAACAGTTCTACTTCCTGATCTGAAAACGGCAGCGGACTATATCCAGCAAGCACTAAACCCTGATTGATTAATGCA
This region of Jeotgalibacillus malaysiensis genomic DNA includes:
- a CDS encoding holin, SPP1 family, with amino-acid sequence MKKSTAGHIRLGVLLFALINQGLVLAGYSPLPFSDQEVELFLSTVFTAVSSMVAWWYNNPVTKQGKAKEGE